AATTGGAGCGCGACCGCCTGCTGGAAATCAACCTGAACGGCGCTGTGTGGACCAAAATGGGCTCCATGATTGCCTACGCGGGCGCCATCAAATTCACACGTGAAGGCATCCTCGAGCACGGTCTGGGCAAACTGCTCAAGAAGTCCGTGACCGGAGAAGGCGCCCAATTGACAAAGGCCGAGGGTCAGGGCCGGCTCTACTTGGCGGACCAAGGCAAGAAGATCTCGATTCTCAATCTCCAGGGTGAGTCTATCTATGTGAATGGCAATGACTTACTAGCGTTTCAGACGGGTATCCAATGGGACATCAAGCTCATGCGGCGGGTAACGGCGATGTTGGCGGGCGGATTGTTCAATGTCCGGCTCGAGGGCGGCGGCCTGGCTGCCATCACCACGCATTACGATCCGTTGACGCTAAGGGTTACGCCGAACCAGCCGGTTGTCACTGACCCGAATGCAACGGTGGCCTGGTCGGGCAACCTGGAGCCCGAGTTCAAGGCGGATGTCTCGCTGAAGACTTTCTTCGGGCGCGGCAGCGGTGAATCCATACAGATGTCGTTTCGAGGCGACGGCTTTGTTGTCGTGCAGCCATACGAGGAGGTCCCTTTCCAGGGCAGCAGCGGAGGCTGATGCCTGCCCCTTCGGGATTCTAAGACCCGGCAGGGGTGTTTACTTGATTGATTTCACCAGAAAACGAGCCGGATTCTGCCGGGGCCGACAAGCAGGGCCCAGTATGGGGCCCGGCGCAGTCTTGTCAGGCAGGGCGTGGACAGGCCTTCGGCGAAATTGGCTCCCCGAAGGCCGCACAATCCCCGGACCTTTGATATCATGCTGA
This sequence is a window from Candidatus Hydrogenedentota bacterium. Protein-coding genes within it:
- a CDS encoding AIM24 family protein, with amino-acid sequence MDNRYSIREFVEQTGQRDLGQGEFELERDRLLEINLNGAVWTKMGSMIAYAGAIKFTREGILEHGLGKLLKKSVTGEGAQLTKAEGQGRLYLADQGKKISILNLQGESIYVNGNDLLAFQTGIQWDIKLMRRVTAMLAGGLFNVRLEGGGLAAITTHYDPLTLRVTPNQPVVTDPNATVAWSGNLEPEFKADVSLKTFFGRGSGESIQMSFRGDGFVVVQPYEEVPFQGSSGG